The following is a genomic window from Miscanthus floridulus cultivar M001 chromosome 14, ASM1932011v1, whole genome shotgun sequence.
gaaattttcaggattttttaaaaattctttgccgagggccggccctcggcaaagaaatggtttttttgaatttttaaccCTTTGATgagggcctcctccctggccctcggcaaagaaattttcaggattttttaaaaattctttgccgagggccggccctcggcaaagaaatggtttttttgaattttttaaccctttgttgagggcctcctccctggccctcggcaaagaaattttcaggattttttaaaaattctttgccgagggccggccctcggcaaagaaatggttttttttgaatttttttaaccctttgtcgagggcctactccctggccctcggcaaagaaattggcaggattttttccaaaaaatctttgccgagggctattgcttgggccctcggcaaagaggcagaaatttaattttttttttgttttttgcattccatcgacacaagcatttcatatatatacatatatatatcacacagaacccattttctcacaatatatcacaaccataattgtgaaccacaaatcacaatatattacaatgacaagtcacatgttcatcatcattcacatgtttattacgacaagttaataaaatccaagcacaagtcacaaccataaatcacaaatcacgctaaagtccaaccacatcatctagcacgagtcctcatcaagctagcctatgagacgatggtgaaggaaaagcaggatcacccggtgacgcactagcgggttgattggaacccgcggactgaagctgcacaaaggagcagagattgcatgtgtgagtaatccgggaaaacagttttgaaacttagagattgcatctagtattgtaggaatacaaaaagattagactcaattgaaaatttcggcagcacctcccctgcacggggaggtttccaaaacctgcaagaaacgacggcacgaacgccgacatccacaacggcacgaacgccgacatccacaacggcacgaaggccgacatacatgcaaagcacaagcgaaaagtgaactttcatacttacaggagtagctgcaggagtaggaggtggaggagctgaaaactgcacaggtacacccgatgcttgcctaagactttgcatgatcaccatcatctccgccatctgcttctgcgcggcctcgaacgcgaccttctgggcctgcagctgtgcggtcagctccgcgttctgctcttgactttgcctttttgtttcttgtagctcggcctgcaatatttcactccaatgtatcagtaatgcaaatctaatttaggtgtttaaATATGtacgtacgatgagtaaaacaggaattacctggagtgcttggacctgctgcagtgctggagacggccgtggacgtatgggctggctggagctcgtgctccgtgctcggatagcgtcgagggagggaacagtggtggagtcgatggcgccgtctgcaatccacagccgcccgtgcttcttgcctcctccgagcctcatgatcgcctctgcatcaatgggctcggtgcacacattgtaatcttccccatagatcctccttaccgttgacgtgtactcttggactttagtgtacacgttcgggtcggagtacacctggggcggggcagccgggtcgaaggagacagaggacgacgccctgcccatgtgagacatagcccacgcagagaactccgagatctcctcgcccgggtgcgcagcctcctgcgagaaagacgggaagatggtgagaaatcaaatagaattgagcgtcaaaataaatgaaagaaatcacttacgtatgcttgtttgtatccggggaggctacgactgccttgatggtgagttggaccttgcctcatcagacgctgttcccgctgcctctcgtgcgtgtcaacaaagtcctgtgataaccacttgtccacgatcatggcccagcactcaggatacgatcggcaccaccagggaatcacctacaagtcatcgagtatttgacatataagaagaaattgaacctacttaatatcagaatgaatcattatgaatgttattcacctacctcaaggtactggtcccgggtcagcgtaatccgtcttgcttgaggcttggggaggaactgcctaagtaccgacctgtagtagtctatgtgggcctagacgcgcccatggtggtgcatctcggtgacgtacttcctacaagctgcggcagccgcccgatccgcctgggcctcaagtccttcttcggccttgaaatatttctgcatacaaaaccaatgtatccattcattatttcaataaaagatttaaccaatgaatgcgatgtattaagcaatgttgtgcgagagagacttacccaaaactccgccaatactcgctcctgcttgttgcggtaagtgtcatccgtgaccagcgcgtacctgtcccagttggaggccggctcctgcaccaccggctcttcggacagttgcacaatgccggggtaccatttcctgcacaaaacaccaaggatgctcgcgggggtgcgtgctggagtacccgacaaaaccaaccaggccctgcacaagtgattaagaaaatttatcagtttctcttaagatttccaacatatcttatgaagtagttgtgataacatccatagttacttacctctttgccataggccgtatcactgagcggttgtgaggaagcggaaccggagggaggctcgcgggacctcgctcgtagagagtccgggtagcggtaccctctccctcgccctcgagcgcctcgcctccctcgccctcgatcgcctcgcctccctcgccctcgagcgcctcgtctccctcgcccgtctgctgacccctctcgtcctccgacgaggacgaggccgtggccgtcatgtgctcctcctctagcacctcgtcacgtgtcgtgggaggagaccgctgcctcctgcggcggctgcccctggtcctcctctcgtcacctcctgcgGACGCTACCCTggacgacgacccctcacctcgaaggagagggcggtctctccagTAAACCGAGGGCATGTCACGAcgtggacgtctgctcgccatctttgtccaatcacctgcaatcacaaagaatgaacaagactaattagtacatatattagaaatagattcaaaatatataaacaaaacataaattaaaaaaccatagtattacatgtattaggaataatcttcatgattgggatcataggtctcatcatcactgtcaaaattgtccaaatgggcaacactatccgaaggttctatgttgtcatcgtcgtcattgcctagaagtaatcgctcaagcattgctatgtccttggcatttaccaccacatctccatcgacctcgtcatcaaccgtttcgttgtctacttccatttcgattgcttcgggtaagactatctcaaacgtgcctggtagcccatcttcttgatagaactgtccatcatatgtgtttgcgttgaagttgtaatcatcatcgtttggggcaggtagtttaccatgtggagatacctggtgcacaatagcccaacccttaagatcctctttgtcttggttggcgtatcgagtataatacacttgcacggcctgttgagccacaatgtagacatcttttccaggatagatggaatcttctcgaatctccactagcccaagatgaggggttcgtctcgttgatcgaggattaaaccagtggcatttgaacatgacaggtttaagaggttcgtctccataaaatgagagttcatagatttcctcaactctaccatgatagtcgaggccatcagtgccggacgTACGAACTCctctatttgtggtttttcgtttgggccgaatctgcttgtaacttgttgtgtggaagcgatatccgttcacatcatagccggtaaatgacttcaccctaacatcacagccatttgcaacctgtttcaactcgtcactcatggacgaaccggtctgggcctgcaaggtgaagcatgatagatcgttatattaatcaaacatacgatcaccttggacgatcgaacgtatGAGCTAAATTGgatattaccttttgtttgaaccaagaaatgaaatcaggcctccccgctccTGCACCCCGcaaaacaagggtgtcttgttcatgcgaggtaggatcccttgattgatgccagaattcacgaacaaattccctgtccgaacgagaatcaatggggttggatgcagaatagtgacggcgtattgaaacaagttctttgcgaacttacttgatgaacggctacacctcggtaaggttattcaacacatatagcatgataatgcgccactcttcatttcccaatagctttggggttgatccacttgcactgccgagttggccttagaaaaggctgagggtcgattcattttcgccagcattgtaacgagggagtggattatgattgctaggaaggttcggcttgtagtattgcattgtgaagtttgccacctcctcctgaaggcatgcctctgcaatggaagcctcaattttagctttatttgtatattttttgcgaagagtttttagacatctcttgattggatagcaccaacgggcctgcacgggcccccccaaacatgcctcggacgggaggtgcacaatcagatgctgcatcggcaagaagaagccaggtggaaagatcttctccagcttatagagcaacacaggtgccgctttttccaagtcctgagcgacggtccgagatatctccttggcacaaagctggcggaagaaaaagctcaactctgccagcactagccaaacatgctcagggacatagcctcggaccatcgccggaagaagccgctcaatccatatgtggtagtcatgactcttcatcccgttgactcatagagtgcctaagttcactcccctgctaagattcactgcatatccatctaggaacattaacgtctagatccattttagtacttccctcctttgatcaatttgcaagacgaaattgaccttatgccttttccagttcttgtttcggccactaggaggctgcatcgcttgattcggtctatcgcacaacgtcgctaggtccactctagccttaacgttgtccttagacttgtcagtgtccatgagagttccccaaagtgcctcggcgatattcttttcagtgtgcattacatcaatattatgtggcagaagaaggtcatcgaaataggggagcctcgtcaagccggacttatgagtccacatatgttcctcaccatatcccacaaaaccaccttcttcattgggcacgagagcatctatctgagcacgaacctcggcaccagtcctcaagtgcggtttagggtctgtcactttgacacctttcgtaaagctcttgatgtcttctctaaattcatggtttagagggaggaactgacgatgctggtcgaacgacgaatacttgccacccttcttcaaccaaatgaacctcatggcttccttgcatactgggtatgggaacttcccgtgaacacaccaggaggcaaataacccatacgccaggaagtcatgcagagagtagtggtaccaaacatgcattttgaagcttgtctttgtagctcggtcgtatgtccatacccccttctcccaagcgtggatcaattcatcaatcacaggctccatgaacacacccatattactccccgggtgtccaggaattatcaacgacaagaatacgttatgccgttgaaaggagatgccgggagggagattgagggggataacaaaaatgggccagcatgtgtatggggcagccattattccataaggattgaacccatctgttgccagcgcgacacgtacattacgagcctcagctgctttgtcacgatgtttgtcattgaaatacgtccatgcttcagcatcagacggatgtaccatctttccaggattgtaccgtttgccatctttgtgccatgtcatctgtttcgcggattcctcagtcatgaatagccgttggatcctcggaaGGAAAGGAAGGTGACAtagcactctcgcggggatcaaaagctgcttcttctgaccatcaccagagtctacctctaggtacctggacgatttacacttcggacagtaatttgcatccttatgttctttcctaaataggacgcaccccttcggacaaacatgtatcttgtcatacggcatcttaagcatacgaaggagtttctctgcctcgtacaagttcgtcggcaaagtgtgcttctccggtagcatggtgccaaacacggccaacatcttatcgaagcattctcgactcaggtttaactcggccttcaaccccattacgcgtccaatcgcatctagctgagaaatcattgtacgctcgtgaaggggtttctgtgccgagtccaacattttgtagaagtcctttgcggattcctccatctcctccttctcacgtcgttcagcgaagtgagcttggtgggcatcatctagcatgtctgctaccccggcatcatcatcaaaagcctcgaggcgtgctctcaccacctccgctcttatacgatctacTTCACCATGGCagatccactgctggtagccaggcatataaccattgaacacaagatgtctacccatggtcttctcgtctacttttctcctgttgtcacatttgctgcagggacaccaaactagagaatgtcctcctgctcctgggccaaatgcatgtttcaagaaaccatctgtccccttcacccattcatagtcgtagtcactctcgcttctccagcccgtgtacatccactgatggtcctccatcctttaacatttataGCATAGAGTatcgtgaccatcaattgcatctacgcggtgttcctactgtctaataggtgaggataggtcctaatcccacccgcggatgcgtagatgaggtcagttttcatgctccgctcctctccgagacagaatttcggtagcacctccctgctgttctcccgatacacgtcctgcaagggagagtgtgtatccggagaacaacagggaggtgttgccgaaactctttctcggaccggagcagaccatggaaactaacccatctacgcatccacgggctgtccaaaaaacgtggataatccgaaacagatacggtcgcagatacgtaaagatccgcatacctacgatcgtatctctttcggacgggagacgcctaactgggttacgcgcgggctacgacagacatgtgcaaaaagaggttatttatacctagggtgtcggtgaagtaaggctagcggggtagtggcgaatcgacgcagtggcgaggcgacgcagtgaCGGCAGAACTGCGacgtcgacgaagacgatcggggtcctccgggtcccctccgacgtactcttctcctgcataaaaagacaataggttattttttgttcaaaatttcggcagcacctcccctgcacggggagatttccaaaacctgcaaaaaaacgacacgatggccgacattcacaacggcacgaaggccgacaaccacaacggcacgaaggccctcatatcaacttacggcacaaaggcccacacaaccaaaatggcacgaaggccgacgaccacaacggcacgaaggccctcataacaacttacggcacgaaggcccacacaaccacatacggcacgaaggccgacaacgagagttttacctagggttgcggtggagtcgggcgtcgcggtgcggaggtcactttcttctccggcgaggtcgagcggcgttggagtactcctctccccctcttccctttcttctctccttttccccttcttctccttctcttccccttcctccttctcctcttcttctccttttcttccccttcctccttctcctcttctccttctcttcttcctccaacttcaccctctgcctcctcccctccaacagcagccggcgacgggggcggcctgggggctagggtcggggcgggaaggccggcgagggggagccaccggagggccggccggggcggTTGACCTCCCCTTGCTCGACGGAGACGGGGAACGGAGGCAGGGCGCGACCTCGGCCGCCACTGGGCGTGGTGGGGCGGCGGGGCACGCTGGTGGGGCGCCGGGGCGCGCTGGTGGGGCGCCGGGGCGCGCTGGGCGGCCGAGGGCGTAACATGGCGACCGACTTGCCgggaaagtgttttaaaattatataaaatccatacgaagtccgaaaatcacgaaacttggcgagatgtcatgttatcgcatgtgtaggctgtggtaaaaaattgagaaggcttcgagcgagttgcgacgtcggatgcctgaaacccagacatctccacggatccatgtggagatgtctgggtttcaggcatccgacgtcgcaactcgctcgaagccttctcaattttttaccacagcctacacatgcgataacatgacatctcgccaagtttcgtgattttcggactttgtatgaattttatataattttaaaacactttcccggcaagtcggtcgccatgttacgcgaacaagatgcatgaaaatttgatgcgagctcgtggatagggactcaacatgcaccaattaacatgaataacatttttcgaaacactacattgcaatattccatgcacctgcagttcaaatttgacatattcaaaaaaaatcaaagaatcgaaataaattaaggaaatatacaaaacaaaatcaaaattggcctaaattttaaaattgagttcaaaacaatgtattgtagcaccacaaaaaaactgggctaaaaaaaccaaaaaaaaattgccgagggcctggcccgtggccctcggcaaagaattttaaaaataaaaataaaaaatctttgccgagggcctatcctggccctcggcaaaggtcttctttgccgagggcctagcctcgggccctcggcaaagccgatttataaaaaaaaatttggccgaaaactggtttttaaaaaatctttgccgagggcctggtctggggccctcggcaaagacttaaaaaaaaatttgccgaacctttgccgagggcctaacgggtggccctcggcaaagtttgacgggaaatggccgccgtgacccaacgggcctaatttgccgagggcatatttgccgagggccgaggccctcggcaaagatttgatttgccgtgggcctgtctttgccgagggccgtaccctcggcaaaggcctctttgccgagggccgttctttgccgagggctcctgtgtctggccctcggcaaagagtctctttgccgagtgcccgatatttggccctcggcaaagcctcaggccctcggTAAAGTACGCGTTTCCAGTAGTGTACGTCATCAATTGTAAAAACAAATGATAGAAAATTAACAGAGGCCATGATTCAAATACAAATAATTGTCCCAAAAATTGGGAGCAGGCTTTCATCCATCCCTAGAAATTGATTCCTAGAAACAGCTTGTTTAACTGGACCACTCCTGGAAATAATTTTAAAATTATAATATTTCTAGACATATTTGAAGTTTTCATTTTTATCACCAATTTTATGTATTCGTTTCCCACCAAATTTCACATATAATGGATTCACTACACACTAATTAATGGAAAGAATTATTTAATACTATATGAAACATCAATCGACCATATATCAGTTAAGAATGTGTGTCATCGAACATTGAAGCGTTAATCACACTTTACGCATGGCTTCAACTTAAATTACATTACTAATCGTCGAGTTGCAGCCACAGATTATATGATGCTTAtggttctgttttttttttcttcttttccaattTCTTTAATATTTTCTTTCAGATTTGGCCAATGGATTCTGGGCTTCTGGGAGCAACAAGATTGAAGATTTAGAATTTTCAAATGACTTTGGATATTGATATTATCCATATCAAAGTTGTTGTCAATGCAATCTATGACTTGTtgacaagttttttatttgaaaacattTAGTTCTCAAGTAGTCATTTCAAAATTCATAGATTTTGAGATTCGAAATTTTCAAATTATATTGGATGGATACACAACCTATATCAGAAGTGTAGTGTTcgacaagatctaaaactttgttgttgatttttttttcaaaaaaatcatGTAGGGGCCAAA
Proteins encoded in this region:
- the LOC136506019 gene encoding uncharacterized protein; translated protein: MAKRAWLVLSGTPARTPASILGVLCRKWYPGIVQLSEEPVVQEPASNWDRYALVTDDTYRNKQERVLAEFWKYFKAEEGLEAQADRAAAAACRKYVTEMHHHGRV